The following DNA comes from Anopheles arabiensis isolate DONGOLA chromosome 3, AaraD3, whole genome shotgun sequence.
GTTTGCACATAGGCGATCAGCTGTTGGAGGTGTGCGGAATAAACCTACGCAAAGCGACGTACGAGCTGGCTGCGCATGTGTTGCGCCAGTGTGGCAACTCCATTACCATGCTCGTGCTCTACAATCCGGTGGTGTACAGCAACCTCACTACCAGCGAGGACAATGTTGCTCGTTCGGGGTCGCCCACACCGCAGAACTCGCCGCGCTCGATGGGTCGCTCGCTCATATCGGCCGTAAACACCACGGCCGTTAACGCTATGACCGGTACGATGACCGCCCCTAAAACATCGTCCCTGGTGAAGGCACAGGAGTTCAGCGACAGTCTGGAGCACCAAACGCAGCTGCACGATGACGAGGAGGACGGTTCCGTGGCTGTCGGTAGCTCCGGCGTCGGCGGCGGTCAAAGCAACATGTACAAAGAGCAGCCGCGCGAGATCTACATTGAGACGCGTAAAACGTCCAACCTGGGCATAACGTTGGTCGGTGGCAACGCTTACGGCATCTTTGTGCATGGTGTACAGAAGGATTCGATCGCGGATCAGGCCGGACTGCTGGTGGGCGATCAGATACTGGAGTTTAACGGCACAGATATGCGTCGTtcgacggcggagcacgcagCGCTCGAGATTGCAAAGCCCGCCGACCATGTGAAGGTGCTCGTGTTGTACAACATTCAAAGTATGTTCCCCAATGCCGGATGCCCCATTTGTACTTCGTTGTAAGAACTGCTCATCATCGCTTGATactgtttcgtgttttttccGTTTGCAGAGTTCAATCAAATCAAAGATAAACCTGGAGATGCATTGTACATCCGCGTCGGGTTCGATCGTAACTGCGATCAGGGTGACTCGGAGCTATCGTTTACGAAGGACGAGGTGCTGTTCGTCGACAACACCATGTTCGGTGGAATACCCGGTAAATGGCGTGCTTGGAAGCTGGACGAATATGGCCACAAGAGGCAATGCGGCATCATTCCCAACAAGCTAAAGTGAGTGTCCGATTGATGCAAAGTTAAGTTCGAAGTCCTGTTCTAATGCTAACCCGTTTCCAACCCGTTTTGCAGAGTGGAGGAAGAGCTACGATTGCTCGGAGATCCGGGTGACGTTGATACAACGGCGCGCCGAGGATCAACTTCGGCCCGGAGATCGTTCTTCAAGCGCATCAAACCACAACGGAGCTCATCGCGCGATTCAAAAGAATTGGCCAGCTTTAGCAACACGCACCTGAGCCTGTACCTTGATTCGGGATCACTGAGCGACGATGGGTTAAGCAGCTACCAACGCGTTGAACGGTTGGAATGTGAGTATCCAGGGATTGTGTCCCCAAAACACAGTGCGAAATGTATTGATATGTTTTCTCTTTACGCTCCTGCACCAGACACCTATCGGCCAGTGATCATTTTGGGACCACTGTACGAGTTTGTCATCGATAAGCTGTGCGTAGATTTCCCGGAGGACTTTGCCGTCCTGCAGGAGAGTCAGAAGAAATGTACCAAGGACGAGATGGAGCTTGCAATACAGAACAATACAATCGCCGACTATAAGATGCGTAGCAATGGCATATTCGAGTACACCAGCATGCAAGCCGTGCGTGACAATAAGGTAGAATACGGCGTCTAAAACCGATGGATTATTGTCAATCGCATCTTATTAACgttttgttacgtggtttctTTTCTGCAGCAATGTCATTGCATATTGAACGTGGGCATGGCAGCAGTAGAACGATTGCAGCGCGCACAAATTTACCCGAtcgtgttgctgttgcgcttCAAATCGGCCAAGCAAATCAAGGAGATCAAAGACTCGCGCTACTCGACTGACAAAATCTCGGCCAAGGCAGCCAAGGAAATGTATGAGCATACGCTCAAGCTGGAGTCGGAATATCGACAGTTTATCTCCGGTGAGTGCGAAATGCGGTTTCCAGTGAGTGTAGGTAACTAACCCAGCGCAACTAACCGCGACTACTTTCCACAGGAGTGATTTCGGGCGTGAATATTACACACATGTGTACGCAGATTAAAGCGGCTGTGGATTGCGAACAGAAGAAGATCTTGTGGGTTTCGATCCCATCGCCGTTGTGACCATCCATGAACTATCTTCGTCCCGATGAAGATGAACGATTGGCCTAATCGATACGCAAGCTGCGTATCAACCAACGAACAAACAAGTTGTTAAGGTAAAGTATTCAAAAACACCACTAAGCCCCCTCTTTCGAGTTTTAGACCCCAagacgaaggaaaaaaaagaagttatCATACAACTACTGCAGAAAGAGAACAGTTAGCATAAGTACTGTGCAATATACATTATGAATGGAATGTCTTGGACAGGAATAAGTACAGTGCAAGTAGTTGTGTAGGTACCTCCACTTTCGAAAGCGATAGCCGTACCGGTAGATATTTAATGCAAACACTTCATCACAAGTTTTAGGCAGTTGTGGCGGTGATGTAAGCGATTGTGTCCGCGATTACATTTTGTTAGGCAAAGGCTTGCTAATCATGTTGAATGATACTTAAACGACACGGGGTGATAGGATATAGCAGCTCTCAATTACATTGCATCCCTATTTCGGCATTTTTatcaacgaaaaacaaaaacaatcttaTACCGAATCTCACAGATTTCCATGCAAATTAATACAGCAGACACGTCTGTATGTTACTAACGAACGGACGGGTGCATTTATGTAGATCAACGAATGTCCTCCGGGTAGTAGAAGACTCGGCGCACTAGACGCAATTCATATATTCTCTACCGAATTCGATAGCACACAATCGAACAAAAAGCTTCTTCCGCTCGCTCAATCACACCCACCTGTCGTTGTCGCTATGATCGTGCTTTACGGAATGTTGTTTTCACGTTTACAGTCAGTAAATTTGAGTTGTTCTTTTACGCATTGAACGTTAAAACCTATGAAAGTATAAATAAGTCTTCCAAACTATCTATTGTTAGTATAGAGCAATTTACAAAATGCATTACAATTGTTACGTTCCGGGAAAGTGAACGCATTTATTGATACGagccgaggaggaggaggagggattGAACATTTAAATATCGCTGTACCCTGAAACCAAGCGCTTAATGATGTTACATTTGACTAACCCCTTTGCCAGGGAGGGGGTGATGCTGTTATGATTGATAAATCGTTGTATTAGACGAAGAGTACCGATTGAATTGGAACTGTTTGTCGATCGATCGTTTATACTCGTCCGTTATGTCTTCCAGTTATCAAAATTATTGATAGGAATATTTGttacaagaaaaagaaagtacGGCAGTGTACCATCTGTAAGAGCAGAGAAGCATAACTTCTATATACACCGGTTCTTCGTACCGTTTTAGTTCACTCGCAAGTAACACGTTGTTTAGCGATCtccttgttttatttttttgctctgtGCTAAATGTATTCAAAATGCACAATATTTTACTACCTCAACCATTCAATCACAAACGAATGCGAAAGTTTGTTTgccaagcagcagcatcagcagcaagcGAGCATccgattgttttcatttcattgttttttgtgtgtgtgtgttgtgtgctatTTACAAATGTGGTgttggcagcaacagcagcagctagtATTTAcatcattttgttgttttattcattcattcagtTTCGTGCATCACAAATGTTGAATCGAAGCATAATTTATGttacttgtttgttttgtttgactgTAACCCCGGCGCCAGTCACAGCGCAAAGAAGGAAGGTAATCAAAATCAGTACGACAGTTAGATTAGAACGGTCGAAGATGCAAAGGGAAATGATGTGAGCGATACATGCAATATAGGGAGAAAGTAACACCATAAGCTCTACGGCAAATGATAGGAACAAACAAAGAGTCGGTTCGTTTATCTTCTGTAGAGTGCGTAATGTAATCAAACGCGGAACAGAATCAATCAATGACCTAGTATCTTTTGAAATTTGGTAGAGTATACAAATCCTGATATACAACTATACATATATATCTTTATACGATTAACAATTGTTTATTAAACatattaatataaatattattattaatattattattgctattattattactattattattatattaaattcataaaaattttgaaacaaaacaatgacgCGTTCAATCGTTACATTTATTATACGTTTTAATACGTTTCCTTCTCTTCGCGTATGAGTTACAGTACgatgtaacaaaaacaaaaacaaaacagtccGAACGTATCCCTACcagctcctcctccacctccttcGAACCGCACGAtacaacagtaaaaaaaaagtttcacaTTTTTATCACTAGCCTTTGGACGCACATGGTGGTGTGGGAAGTGTGCAATCGTGTGCAACACGCCCTTGCCATTCCCCACACTTGCAACTTACTCGACGTCATGTTCCTTCGGTCGGTACCACTCGTCGGCCGCATGCTCGTAGATGGCATTCTGCAGTTCATCCTCCACCAGCTCGATCGACTCCTTGGTCAACGACCGGGGGCTGCGCGAGGTGACGCGGAAATCGAACGGCATATCGTAACACTTGCAGATGCAGCAGGACGGAAACCGGAACCAGTCGGAAAAGATGCCACGGCACTCGTTGTGCGGGTCGTAGGCGAGCAGCCGGTGCAATCGGTACTGCTGCTCGCAGCGACAGCCCTCGCGGCAGTACATCTGCTTCAGCTCGTGCGTGCACTTCTCCCAGTGCACGTACTGCTCGAAGGGATACAGGTTCAGCAGTGCGAGCACCTCCCCCCGGGTATTGTTGGCCCAGAACGGTGCGACTACCTCCTCCTTCACTGGGCAAGCGTTACTAGAaagcagaaacaaaatgaaatccATTAATTAAGAGCTATACATGACGCAAATCGCTAGTTGGTTGCTGCAAGATCACTTACACTCCGCGCCCATTAACGACGGGCGGTTCTTTCTGGGCCGCATCTTGGAACAGTTGCCCCTCGGGGTTGGATGTCTTCTTTACCGACGTCGAACTGCCCGTCACCGTGCCTGGGTGAGGTTTAATGCTCTCAAATCGtatcttttgctgctgctgctgctgtacattGCTGGTCGTCTGAATCGGCTGATGTTGTATCAACGATTCTGCCACCgttttactgctgctgctcagtgAATCGTGGTCGTCAGCAGCAATATCGTCGGATACTGCCTCTTCAGTATCTTGCCGATCATTGGAATAGCTACCGATCGTGGACTCGATCTCGCCGGCCTTAGCGCCACTCTCTGTGACAGAGTTCAGGGGTTCCTTCCGATCATCTACCTTCTCGAGTGCACTGGACGAGGCGAGCTTCAGAGTGGAGGATATCTTTACAACCGTCTCTTCCACGTCTTTGTCGCCGGATGCGAAGGTCGCCTGTAACGATTCATTCGTTTCCAGCTTAGCTAGCGATGACAGTGCGTCCATATCGATAGCTTCCGTATCCGCAGCTTGAATGGAGTTCTTGTTGGTTGGAACAACACTGGATCCAGCTACTGGGGAGATCTTGTCGGCGGTAGACGGCGTACTGGTAGTAGTtgcatgctgctgctccactTTGCTCTCGACTGATGGGTTTGCTTCCTGCAGCTCCAATGTGGTCTGCGTGGAGGACGGCACTGTTTGCCCTACCGATGCTTGACTACCATTTTTCGGCGGAGGTGACTCAACGGTCGTACTCGTGCTGGTACTGCTCGCAGTCGTCGTTGAAGTGCTTTTACCCGTGGTAGAGATATCACTCGACTCTACGGTCGGAGTCGTCGTGGTAGCGCTGGTTGTGGTAGTGCTACTGCTGTCAGTTGAcgtgctactactactactactactgggCGTCGTTGTGGATGTCGTCGTAACCGTCGTCTTCGTCTGGGTCGGTCGGAAGTGAGGCTCATTCAGCGGGATCTCATTGCTCTTGTCCCGCGGATAGTGACCCGGTCCTCCATCGTAGTGGGGCGAGGAGGGCCGCAAATACTTCATCCGCTTGCCATCCCGTCCGCCGGCCGACCCAAGATGGCCGGAGGGTCTCGTGTACCGCTCCGTCGCACGATCGATATCGTCAATGTCGATCTCGTTGTTTTCAAACTCCTCCTTCAGCACCGATATGTGCCGCACGTCGCCGTACATCCGGCGCATCAGGCCCTGGTTTTCGTGCACAAACCGACGCACGGCATGCCACGGATATGCGGAACCGGGCAGAttgcagtacgcctgcacgctcAGATCGCAGGGGATGGTTTTGAGGAGCTGTGAACGTCCCCGGCGGGAGGCTCTGGTTGGGTCGCAGGATGACGCCGAATCGTATCCATAGCTCTCGGCTGTCGATACGATCGGAACcagcagaagcaacagcagcatggtTGAAACAATGCACCAGCCCAGCAAACCACGCGTCGTTTGCCACTGGAAAGAGAAAATGGGAGAAATGAACTGTAGTGAACTACTTCGATGGGTGGAGAGTTGAattttcatgtttgttttaaacataGCCCGAAAGGGCCTATCATTCTTTCTCCCCCACTTTATAATGTATTGTTATC
Coding sequences within:
- the LOC120902387 gene encoding protein spaetzle 4 translates to MMAFHSDRVPSWQTTRGLLGWCIVSTMLLLLLLVPIVSTAESYGYDSASSCDPTRASRRGRSQLLKTIPCDLSVQAYCNLPGSAYPWHAVRRFVHENQGLMRRMYGDVRHISVLKEEFENNEIDIDDIDRATERYTRPSGHLGSAGGRDGKRMKYLRPSSPHYDGGPGHYPRDKSNEIPLNEPHFRPTQTKTTVTTTSTTTPSSSSSSSTSTDSSSTTTTSATTTTPTVESSDISTTGKSTSTTTASSTSTSTTVESPPPKNGSQASVGQTVPSSTQTTLELQEANPSVESKVEQQHATTTSTPSTADKISPVAGSSVVPTNKNSIQAADTEAIDMDALSSLAKLETNESLQATFASGDKDVEETVVKISSTLKLASSSALEKVDDRKEPLNSVTESGAKAGEIESTIGSYSNDRQDTEEAVSDDIAADDHDSLSSSSKTVAESLIQHQPIQTTSNVQQQQQQKIRFESIKPHPGTVTGSSTSVKKTSNPEGQLFQDAAQKEPPVVNGRGVNACPVKEEVVAPFWANNTRGEVLALLNLYPFEQYVHWEKCTHELKQMYCREGCRCEQQYRLHRLLAYDPHNECRGIFSDWFRFPSCCICKCYDMPFDFRVTSRSPRSLTKESIELVEDELQNAIYEHAADEWYRPKEHDVE